Proteins encoded in a region of the Globicephala melas chromosome 1, mGloMel1.2, whole genome shotgun sequence genome:
- the HYI gene encoding putative hydroxypyruvate isomerase: MAPLRFSANLSWLFPELPSLAARLRAAGSSGFEAAEVGWPYGEPPEALARTAQEVGLQLVLINTPPGDREKGEMGLGAVPGRQAAFRDGLEQAVLYAKALGCPRIHLMAGRVPQGADRAAVRGEMDTVFLENLRHAAGVLAQENLVGLLEPINTRITDPRYFLDTPQQAAAILEKVGRPNLQLQMDIFHWQIMDGNLTGNIRKFLPLVGHVQVAQVPGRGEPGSPGELNFPYLFQLLEDEGYKGFVGCEYQPRGDTVEGLSWLRSYWDKRGRPQAGQ; encoded by the exons ATGGCTCCGCTGCGCTTCTCGGCCAACCTGTCGTGGCTGTTCCCCGAGCTCCCCAGCCTCGCCGCACGGCTCCGGGCCGCGGGCAGTTCGGGTTTCGAGGCGGCCGAGGTCGGCTGGCCGTACGGGGAGCCCCCGGAGGCGCTGGCGCGCACGGCGCAGGAAGTGGGGCTACAGCTCGTGCTGATCAACACGCCCCCTG GAGACCGAGAGAAAGGGGAGATGGGGCTGGGGGCCGTTCCCGGGAGGCAGGCGGCCTTCCGAGATGGGCTGGAGCAAGCTGTGCTGTACGCCAAGGCTCTGGGCTGTCCCAG GATTCACCTGATGGCTGGCCGAGTGCCCCAGGGGGCTGATCGAGCAGCAGTCAGGGGTGAAATGGACacagtttttctggagaacctgaGGCACGCAGCTGGGGTTCTGGCTCAG GAGAACCTTGTGGGGCTGCTGGAGCCCATCAACACCCGCATCACGGACCCCCGGTACTTCCTGGATACGCCCCAGCAGG CGGCAGCCATCTTAGAGAAAGTTGGAAGACCCAACCTCCAGTTACAGATG GACATATTCCACTGGCAGATCATGGACGGGAACCTGACAGGGAACATCCGGAAGTTCCTGCCCCTCGTTG GGCACGTGCAGGTGGCACAGGTCCCAGGCCGAGGGGAACCCGGCAGCCCTGGAGAGCTGAACTTCCCCTATCTGTTCCAACTGCTGGAAGATGAAGGCTACAAAGGCTTTGTGGGCTGCGAGTACCAGCCTCGAG GAGACACGGTAGAGGGCTTGAGTTGGCTACGTTCGTACTGGGATAAGCGGGGCCGCCCACAGGCTGGCCAGTGA